From one Desmodus rotundus isolate HL8 chromosome X, HLdesRot8A.1, whole genome shotgun sequence genomic stretch:
- the NSDHL gene encoding sterol-4-alpha-carboxylate 3-dehydrogenase, decarboxylating: MEEAFGKPMRDQVTGTQDSLKARKCTVIGGSGFLGQHMVEQLLARGYTVNVFDMRQGFDNPQVQFFLGDLCSQQDLYPAVKGVSTVFHCASPPPSSNNKEVFYRVNYIGTKNVIETCKEAGVQKLILTSSASVIFEGVDIKNGTEDLPYATKPIDYYTETKILQEREVLDANDPERNFLTTAIRPHGIFGPRDPQLVPILIEAARKGKMKFMIGNGENLVDFTFVENVVHGHILAAEHLSQDMALGGKAFHITNDEPIPFWTFLSRILTGLNYEAPKYHIPYWVAYCLAILLSLLVMVVSPVIQLQPTFTPMRVALAGTFHYYSCEKAKKVLGYQPLVTMDDAIERTVQSFHHLRKVK, encoded by the exons ATGGAAGAAGCATTTGGCAAGCCAATGAGAGACCAGGTCACAGGGACACAAGACAGCCTGAAG GCCAGGAAGTGCACAGTGATCGGAGGCTCTGGGTTCCTGGGACAGCACATGGTAGAGCAGTTGCTGGCAAGAGGCTACACCGTCAATGTATTTGACATGCGGCAGGGTTTCGACAATCCCCAGGTGCAATTCTTTCTGGGTGACCTCTGCAGCCAACAG GACCTGTACCCAGCTGTGAAAGGTGTAAGCACAGTTTTCCACTGTGCGTCACCCCCACCATCCAGTAACAACAAGGAAGTCTTTTATAGAGTGAACTACATTGGCACCAAGAATGTCATTGAAACTTGCAAAGAGGCTGGGGTTCAG AAACTCATTTTAACCAGCAGTGCTAGTGTCATCTTTGAGGGCGTTGACATCAAGAATGGAACTGAGGACCTCCCTTATGCCACGAAACCCATTGACTACTACACAGAGACAAAGATCTTACAGGAGAGA GAAGTCCTGGATGCCAATGATCCTGAGAGGAATTTTTTAACCACAGCCATCCGCCCCCATGGCATTTTTGGTCCAAGGGACCCCCAGCTGGTCCCCATCCTTATTGAGGCAGCCAGAAAAGGCAAGATGAAGTTCATGATTGG AAATGGGGAGAACTTGGTGGACTTCACCTTTGTGGAGAACGTGGTCCATGGACACATTCTGGCTGCAGAACACCTGTCCCAAGACATGGCCTTGGGTGGGAAG GCATTCCACATCACCAATGATGAACCCATCCCTTTCTGGACATTCCTGTCCCGCATCCTGACAGGCCTCAATTATGAGGCCCCCAAGTACCACATTCCGTACTGGGTAGCCTACTGTCTGGCTATCCTGCTGTCCCTCCTGGTGATGGTGGTCAGTCCTGTCATCCAGCTTCAGCCCACTTTCACACCAATGCGGGTCGCACTGGCTGGCACATTCCACTACTACAGCTGTGAGAAAGCCAAAAAGGTCCTGGGCTACCAGCCACTGGTCACCATGGACGACGCCATAGAAAGAACTGTGCAGAGCTTCCACCACCTGCGAAAGGTCAAGTGA